One Planctomycetia bacterium genomic window, AGGAGTAGGAGTAGGAGTAGGAGTAGGAGTAGGAGTAGGAGTAGGAGTAGGAGTAGGAGTAGGAGTAGGAGTAGGAGTAGGAGTAGGAGCAGGAGCAGGAGCAGGAGCAGGAGCAGGAGCAGGAGTAATGGATTGCGTCGCAGCGAATGCATCAGCCCCGGAGGGGCGGCAGATAATAGCCAGGCGTGCCAACGCCTGGAAACGTTCGCCAACAAATCAAATGAGCCCCAACGGGGCGACACTGGTCTCCACAGTGTCGCCCCGTTGGGGCTCAAACCTTATTGCGTCCGTTTCCAGGGGTTGCGCTGCGCTTCACCCCTGGCTATTGTCTGTCGCCCCTCCGGGGCTGATGCAATCGCTGCGACATCAGACTGCCCACCTACGCCATAACTCCTTTGCTCCTCTCCACCCTCACTCCCCCGCCGCCCGCTTCCGCTGCGGCACGTCGTGGACCACGTTCCAGGCCAGGCCGACCTTCTCCAGCGCCACAATCGCGTAATACGTCACGTCGATCTCCCACCACTTGTGGCCGTGACGGGCCATGCGTTGGAAGGCGTGGTGATTGTTGTGCCAGCCTTCGCCGAACGCCAACAAACCCACCCACCAGAGGTTTTTGCTGTCGTCCGTGGTCTTGTAGTTCGTGTAGCCCCAGATGTGCGTGGCCGAATTCACCAGCCACGTCACATGCATCACAAAGCACATCCGCACGAACATGCCCCAGGCGACGAACGAGCAGCCGGTCTGAAAATCCCAGCCGAAGTAACCGATCGCGAACAACCCACAGCCCAGCAGCCAGTGCCAGAGCAGGAACGTGGCGTCGAGGAACCGCATCACCGGGTCCTTGAGCAAGTCCGGTGCATAGCGGCGATGCATTTCCTTGTAGTAGTTGCTGCCGTTGTTAGGCATCAGCCACAGCATGTGGCTCCACCAGGCGCCGTCGTGCGGCGAATGCGGGTCGCCGGCCTGATCGCTATGCGCATGGTGCTTGCGATGCACGGCGACCCAATTCAGCGCGGGGCCTTCGCCCGCCAGACCGCCAATCAGCCCGAAGAACCAACGCACTGGCCGGTAAGTCGAGAAACCGCCGTGCGTGAGATAGCGATGAAAGCCCAGGCAGATGCCCAAGCTGCCGGTGACCCAGTACAAGGCCACGGCCAGGCCGAAGCCCTTCCAACTAAAGAAGTAGGGATACAGCGCGACCAACGCACCGACATGAACGAAGCCAATCCAAATGGCGTTCACCCAATCGAGCCCGCGCGACCAGCGATCCTTTTCCAGCGCGGCAAACGCTTGGTCTTCCTCGATCGTGGTCGCTGGAGGCGAATAGCTCCGATCTTCCACGTCCGTCGCGCCCTCGATCTGGGGCGAAGATTCCTTGGTTTTCGTCCGGCCCGGGCTGCGGGTAACAATGCTCATCTGACTTGGCTCCAGCAGGTCTGTCCATTCGACTTCGA contains:
- a CDS encoding fatty acid desaturase, which gives rise to MSIVTRSPGRTKTKESSPQIEGATDVEDRSYSPPATTIEEDQAFAALEKDRWSRGLDWVNAIWIGFVHVGALVALYPYFFSWKGFGLAVALYWVTGSLGICLGFHRYLTHGGFSTYRPVRWFFGLIGGLAGEGPALNWVAVHRKHHAHSDQAGDPHSPHDGAWWSHMLWLMPNNGSNYYKEMHRRYAPDLLKDPVMRFLDATFLLWHWLLGCGLFAIGYFGWDFQTGCSFVAWGMFVRMCFVMHVTWLVNSATHIWGYTNYKTTDDSKNLWWVGLLAFGEGWHNNHHAFQRMARHGHKWWEIDVTYYAIVALEKVGLAWNVVHDVPQRKRAAGE